A part of Longimicrobiaceae bacterium genomic DNA contains:
- a CDS encoding Ldh family oxidoreductase, with protein sequence MGSAAEASPAAEVFPIERLREFSEGVFRSCGLPGQDARLAADVLATADLRGIDTHGVARLGQYHEMFRRGWINPRPELRIVRELPGTATVDGDNGLGLVVGPRATGIAMEKAEAVGCGSVAVRNSNHFGIGEYYALQGLPRDLIVWAMTNSPPQVAPLWGAERMLGTNPMAIAFPAGDEPPVVIDVTTSAMAFGKVEHAARRGERIPEGCATDREGRPTTDPREMLDGGALLPLGGDFAHGGHKGYCLATLVDMLSAVLSGANWGPFPPPFPADLPAPARSVGKGVGHFFLALRIDGFIDPDEFRSRADDWIRTIRGTRPAAGTPGPMIPGEPNRRAEERRRAEGVPVIAAVVEELRRLSARTGVAFD encoded by the coding sequence ATGGGGAGCGCGGCGGAGGCCTCGCCCGCGGCCGAGGTGTTCCCCATCGAGCGGCTGCGGGAGTTCTCGGAGGGGGTGTTCCGCTCGTGCGGCCTTCCGGGCCAGGACGCGCGGCTCGCCGCGGACGTCCTCGCCACCGCGGACCTGCGGGGGATCGACACCCACGGGGTGGCGCGGCTGGGACAGTACCACGAGATGTTCCGGCGCGGATGGATCAACCCCCGCCCGGAGCTGCGCATCGTCCGCGAGCTGCCGGGGACGGCCACAGTGGACGGCGACAACGGGCTGGGGCTGGTGGTGGGCCCCCGCGCCACCGGCATCGCCATGGAGAAGGCGGAGGCGGTGGGGTGCGGCTCCGTCGCCGTGCGCAACAGCAATCACTTCGGGATCGGCGAGTACTACGCGCTCCAGGGGCTCCCGCGCGACCTGATCGTGTGGGCCATGACCAACTCGCCGCCCCAGGTGGCGCCGCTCTGGGGCGCCGAGCGGATGCTGGGGACGAACCCCATGGCGATCGCCTTCCCGGCCGGCGACGAGCCGCCGGTGGTGATCGACGTCACCACCAGCGCCATGGCGTTCGGCAAGGTGGAGCACGCGGCACGCAGGGGGGAGCGGATCCCGGAGGGGTGCGCGACCGACCGCGAGGGGCGGCCGACCACCGACCCGCGCGAGATGCTGGACGGCGGCGCCCTCCTCCCTCTGGGCGGCGACTTCGCCCACGGCGGCCACAAGGGGTACTGCCTCGCCACCCTGGTGGACATGCTCTCCGCCGTGCTCAGCGGGGCCAACTGGGGGCCCTTTCCGCCGCCCTTCCCGGCGGACCTCCCGGCCCCGGCGCGCTCCGTGGGGAAGGGGGTGGGGCACTTCTTCCTGGCGCTGCGGATCGACGGCTTCATCGACCCCGACGAGTTCCGGAGCCGGGCCGACGACTGGATCCGCACCATCCGCGGCACCCGCCCCGCGGCGGGCACCCCGGGGCCCATGATCCCCGGCGAGCCCAACCGGCGCGCGGAGGAGAGGCGCCGCGCCGAGGGGGTGCCGGTGATCGCCGCGGTGGTGGAGGAGCTGCGGCGTCTCTCCGCCCGGACCGGCGTCGCCTTCGACTGA
- a CDS encoding DNA/RNA non-specific endonuclease: MHPTRGASSRRTLAALAPLAAVLLAACARDGAVPTAPAVPPEQPSYYTYPSAIYRSHVEFGIPACGSLTSTTDYRLSKRTHYLSYNQNKGGPNWVSWNLNKTHYGDAPRSSSFYADPTLPDGMYRVVSSDYTNGGYDRGHMVRSEERTWSSDDNKLTFLMTNILPQTHDLNAGPWYRFEAYLQGLAQNSNKEIYLIAGGSGSYGTLKGEGKVTIPRYTWKIAVIMPYGQGLANVTSNSSLQVIAVDMPNVTGIAANDWTAYRTTVDRLESFTNCDFLHKLPDSIETYWEGRT; this comes from the coding sequence ATGCACCCCACCCGTGGCGCGTCGTCCCGCCGTACCCTCGCGGCGCTGGCGCCTCTCGCCGCTGTCCTGCTCGCCGCGTGCGCGCGGGACGGGGCCGTCCCCACCGCCCCGGCGGTGCCGCCGGAGCAGCCCTCGTACTACACGTACCCCAGCGCCATCTACCGCAGCCACGTGGAGTTCGGGATCCCGGCGTGCGGGAGCCTGACCAGCACCACGGACTACCGCCTGTCCAAGCGGACGCACTACCTCTCCTACAACCAGAACAAGGGCGGGCCCAACTGGGTCTCCTGGAACCTGAACAAGACGCACTACGGCGACGCTCCGCGCTCCAGCTCGTTCTACGCGGACCCCACCCTCCCCGACGGCATGTACCGCGTGGTGTCGTCCGACTACACCAACGGCGGCTACGACCGCGGCCACATGGTGCGGAGCGAGGAGCGCACCTGGTCCTCGGACGACAACAAGCTGACCTTCCTGATGACCAACATCCTCCCGCAGACGCACGACCTGAACGCAGGCCCCTGGTACAGGTTCGAGGCGTACCTGCAGGGCCTGGCGCAGAACTCGAACAAGGAGATCTACCTGATCGCGGGCGGCAGCGGGAGCTACGGGACGCTGAAGGGCGAGGGGAAGGTCACGATCCCGCGCTACACCTGGAAGATCGCGGTGATCATGCCGTACGGGCAGGGCCTCGCCAACGTCACCTCCAACTCCAGCCTGCAGGTGATCGCCGTGGACATGCCCAACGTCACGGGGATCGCCGCCAACGACTGGACCGCGTACCGGACCACCGTGGACCGCCTGGAGTCGTTCACCAACTGCGACTTCCTGCACAAGCTCCCGGACAGCATCGAGACGTACTGGGAGGGCCGCACCTGA
- a CDS encoding methyltransferase domain-containing protein, with product MAIDQGTRGLAEPAPAPASSGPLHDRGVRSAPPAAAAPLSREAKRVRDGLGLPITALPGVEREGRAYLHDHSEALNRLIVGEASEAGIWRFLRAHLPADAFAALRGRARVAFSPLWERDELKALEGRDLAGLEAEWKARIAAHPRWSAVSAVIRDRGDYAAIWRDILGGDFDLRGRGAEYTRGMEAFQASRWLGARTLLELLGARGGDPGIFLDVLGGDGYVWRLLEAEKGVADTRLVIVEDDHLFFGEGEAVPAGLPELMRRLAETDAHVAVVVVRPEEGASEDDEGRGEARYRARVLAAPAGELAVSAETAVAGAELLHLVHAGEASWLVAADAAGLPTVAERAEALVAAGRDSRDGALIVTNDISPHMFYRAGLWGLPTREDATRLSRSFHADSLDGVLFAYGTHHIPDMFAATREARAVMKPGAVVVVHDFFDEGPAGQWFHHVVDKHSKTGHDIPHIGPVQMAVVLFAAGFQDVALHETQDPFFFASGAGEEKARDLALHYLLGMYGMEESFRGRLDHFEAVVKTVLTYPEVNETPVFTEEFVYVPRRAVVARARRPEGEAPRYAAGDRVLIRAITELFRQEPDEVMRRAGAPEEVRQYWFGADGSRWGISPERQREWLEWAQTVV from the coding sequence ATGGCGATCGACCAGGGCACGCGGGGACTCGCCGAGCCGGCGCCGGCACCCGCGTCGAGCGGGCCATTGCACGACCGGGGGGTGCGGAGCGCTCCCCCCGCCGCGGCGGCTCCGCTCTCCCGCGAGGCGAAGCGGGTCCGCGATGGGCTGGGGCTCCCCATCACGGCCCTCCCCGGCGTGGAGCGGGAGGGCCGCGCCTACCTGCACGACCACTCGGAGGCGCTGAACCGGCTGATCGTGGGCGAGGCATCGGAGGCGGGGATCTGGCGCTTCCTGCGGGCGCACCTCCCCGCGGACGCCTTCGCGGCGCTGCGGGGCCGCGCGCGGGTGGCGTTCTCGCCGCTCTGGGAGCGCGACGAGCTGAAAGCGCTGGAAGGGCGCGACCTGGCCGGGCTGGAGGCGGAGTGGAAGGCGCGCATCGCGGCGCACCCGCGCTGGTCGGCGGTGTCCGCGGTGATCCGCGACCGCGGCGACTACGCGGCCATCTGGCGCGACATCCTGGGCGGCGACTTCGATCTGCGCGGCCGCGGCGCGGAGTACACGCGGGGGATGGAGGCCTTCCAGGCGAGCCGCTGGCTGGGTGCGCGCACCCTCCTGGAGCTGCTCGGCGCGCGCGGCGGGGATCCCGGGATCTTCCTGGACGTGCTGGGGGGAGACGGCTACGTCTGGCGGCTGCTGGAGGCGGAGAAGGGGGTCGCGGACACGCGGCTGGTGATCGTGGAGGACGACCACCTCTTCTTCGGGGAGGGGGAGGCGGTCCCCGCCGGGCTCCCGGAGCTCATGCGGCGCCTGGCGGAGACGGACGCGCACGTGGCGGTGGTGGTGGTCCGCCCGGAGGAGGGCGCGAGCGAAGACGACGAGGGCCGCGGTGAGGCGCGCTACCGCGCGCGCGTCCTGGCCGCCCCCGCCGGCGAGCTCGCCGTCTCCGCGGAGACGGCCGTCGCCGGCGCGGAGCTGCTGCACCTGGTGCACGCGGGCGAGGCGTCGTGGCTGGTGGCCGCCGACGCCGCGGGCCTCCCCACGGTGGCGGAGCGGGCGGAGGCCCTCGTCGCGGCCGGGCGGGACTCGCGGGACGGGGCGCTGATCGTGACCAACGACATCTCCCCCCACATGTTCTACCGGGCGGGGCTGTGGGGGCTCCCCACGCGCGAGGACGCCACCCGCCTGTCGCGGAGCTTCCACGCGGACTCGCTGGACGGGGTGCTCTTCGCCTACGGGACGCACCACATCCCGGACATGTTCGCGGCCACGCGCGAGGCCCGCGCGGTGATGAAGCCGGGGGCCGTGGTGGTGGTGCACGACTTCTTCGACGAAGGGCCGGCGGGGCAGTGGTTCCACCACGTGGTGGACAAGCACAGCAAGACGGGGCACGACATCCCGCACATCGGCCCGGTGCAGATGGCCGTGGTGCTCTTCGCGGCCGGCTTCCAGGATGTGGCGCTGCACGAGACGCAGGACCCCTTCTTCTTCGCCAGCGGTGCCGGAGAGGAGAAGGCCAGGGACCTCGCGCTCCACTACCTCCTGGGGATGTACGGCATGGAGGAGAGCTTCCGCGGGCGCCTGGACCACTTCGAGGCGGTGGTGAAGACGGTGCTCACCTACCCCGAGGTGAACGAGACTCCGGTCTTCACGGAGGAATTCGTCTACGTGCCCCGCCGCGCGGTGGTCGCGCGTGCCCGCCGCCCGGAGGGCGAGGCGCCCCGCTATGCGGCGGGCGACCGGGTGCTGATCCGGGCCATCACGGAGCTGTTCCGGCAGGAGCCGGACGAGGTCATGCGCCGCGCCGGGGCGCCGGAGGAGGTCCGGCAGTACTGGTTCGGCGCCGACGGGAGCCGCTGGGGGATTTCCCCGGAGCGGCAGCGGGAGTGGTTGGAGTGGGCGCAGACGGTGGTCTGA
- the gntD gene encoding guanitoxin biosynthesis L-enduracididine beta-hydroxylase GntD: MSKVVLSGDEIEAIRSLLGEVAGRYGSPEDPEFLRQADVFAHELPRRVRAALREFRLTEPKGALLVVSGYPVDQEKVGPTPKHWREKDPANRTTEEEMLLVLLGSLLGDVIGWSTQQDGRIVHDIFPIQGHEHEQLGSGSEELLTWHTEDAFHPYRGDYLGLMCLRNPDGVPTTFASLERVLLTPEQVRVLSEPHFTIRPDESHLAKNRGKQNGRSPEEEALLQRAYARIEQMWSSPERVAIFSGGGDSPYLRLDPYFMDPVRDNHDAQAALDELIRQVDSVIEDQVLGPGDFIFVDNYKAVHGRKPFRARYDGTDRWLKRVNITRDLRKSRDVRLTPDSRVIH; this comes from the coding sequence ATGTCCAAGGTGGTGCTGAGCGGCGACGAGATCGAGGCCATCCGCAGCCTCCTCGGCGAGGTCGCCGGGCGCTACGGATCCCCCGAGGACCCGGAGTTCCTGCGGCAGGCCGACGTGTTCGCGCACGAGCTGCCGCGCCGCGTCCGCGCCGCGCTGCGCGAGTTCCGGCTCACCGAGCCGAAGGGCGCGCTCCTGGTGGTCTCCGGCTACCCGGTGGACCAGGAGAAGGTCGGCCCCACGCCGAAGCACTGGAGGGAAAAGGACCCCGCGAACCGGACCACGGAAGAGGAGATGCTCCTCGTCCTCCTGGGCTCGCTCCTGGGCGACGTGATCGGCTGGTCCACCCAGCAGGACGGCCGGATCGTCCACGACATCTTCCCCATCCAGGGGCACGAGCACGAGCAGCTGGGGAGCGGAAGCGAGGAGCTCCTCACCTGGCACACCGAGGACGCCTTCCACCCGTATCGGGGCGACTACCTGGGGCTGATGTGCCTCCGCAACCCGGACGGCGTCCCCACCACCTTCGCCTCGCTGGAGCGGGTGCTCCTCACCCCGGAGCAGGTCCGCGTCCTTTCCGAGCCGCACTTCACCATCCGCCCGGACGAGTCGCACCTGGCGAAGAACCGCGGCAAGCAGAACGGCCGCTCCCCCGAGGAGGAGGCGCTGCTGCAGCGCGCCTACGCCAGGATCGAGCAGATGTGGAGCTCGCCGGAGAGGGTCGCGATCTTCTCGGGCGGCGGCGACTCGCCCTACCTGCGGCTGGATCCGTACTTCATGGACCCGGTCCGCGACAACCACGATGCGCAGGCCGCGCTCGACGAGCTGATCCGCCAGGTGGACTCCGTCATCGAGGACCAGGTGCTCGGTCCCGGCGACTTCATCTTCGTGGACAACTACAAGGCGGTGCACGGCCGAAAGCCGTTCCGGGCCCGCTACGACGGGACGGACCGCTGGCTCAAGCGGGTCAACATCACCCGCGACCTGCGCAAGTCGCGCGACGTCCGCCTCACGCCGGACTCCCGCGTCATCCACTGA
- the hppD gene encoding 4-hydroxyphenylpyruvate dioxygenase — protein sequence MAKIEAEVATESAVQLRGIDHVEMWVGNAFQAAHFYRTIFGFRPIARAGLATGVRDRASFALEQGGVRLVVSSGLEPDGAIARHVHRHGDGVRDVAFTVDDVEQAFEAAVSRGATPIMEPTAYADEHGRVVKATIGAFGDTVHSFIQRGDYAGRFVPHFQPVDHMGPAAAVGLLAVDHVAVSLEEGDLDAMVDFYTHVLGFHQSKHEMIWTERSAMNSKVVEDPTGTIKFPMQEPAPSKGRSQVEEYLDFHKGAGSQHVAYLTDDIFSAVRSLQQDGIRFLRVPQTYYDALEARIGPVDPGDMAAARELGVLIDREEEGVLLQTFTEPLEGRPTFFVEVIERRGAHGFGAGNIKALFEALEAEQALRGNI from the coding sequence ATGGCGAAGATCGAGGCAGAGGTCGCGACGGAGAGCGCCGTTCAGCTCCGGGGCATCGACCACGTGGAGATGTGGGTCGGGAATGCCTTTCAGGCGGCCCACTTCTACCGCACGATCTTCGGCTTCCGGCCCATCGCGCGGGCGGGCCTCGCTACCGGGGTCCGCGACCGCGCCTCCTTCGCGCTGGAGCAGGGCGGGGTACGGCTGGTGGTGAGCAGCGGGCTGGAGCCGGACGGCGCCATCGCGCGGCACGTGCACCGGCACGGAGACGGCGTGCGCGACGTGGCCTTCACCGTGGACGACGTGGAGCAGGCGTTCGAGGCTGCGGTCTCGCGCGGCGCCACTCCGATCATGGAGCCCACAGCCTACGCCGACGAGCACGGCCGGGTGGTCAAGGCCACCATCGGCGCCTTCGGCGACACGGTGCACTCCTTCATCCAGCGCGGCGACTACGCCGGGCGCTTCGTCCCGCACTTCCAGCCCGTGGACCACATGGGCCCGGCGGCGGCGGTCGGGCTCCTGGCCGTGGACCACGTCGCCGTCAGCCTGGAGGAAGGCGACCTGGACGCCATGGTGGACTTCTACACCCACGTGCTCGGCTTCCACCAGTCCAAGCACGAGATGATCTGGACCGAGCGGAGCGCGATGAACTCCAAGGTGGTGGAGGATCCCACCGGGACCATCAAGTTCCCCATGCAGGAGCCCGCCCCGAGCAAGGGCAGGTCGCAGGTCGAAGAGTACCTGGACTTCCACAAGGGCGCCGGGAGCCAGCACGTCGCCTACCTCACGGACGACATCTTCTCCGCCGTGCGCTCGCTGCAGCAGGACGGCATCAGGTTCCTGCGGGTCCCACAGACCTATTACGACGCGCTCGAGGCCCGGATCGGGCCGGTCGATCCCGGCGACATGGCGGCGGCCCGCGAGCTGGGGGTGCTGATCGACCGCGAGGAGGAGGGGGTCCTGCTCCAGACCTTTACGGAGCCGCTGGAGGGCCGCCCCACCTTCTTCGTGGAGGTGATCGAGCGGCGCGGCGCCCACGGCTTCGGCGCCGGGAACATCAAGGCGCTCTTCGAGGCGCTGGAGGCCGAGCAGGCGCTCCGGGGCAACATCTGA
- a CDS encoding alpha/beta fold hydrolase: protein MNQAAKSALVVDADRPGPGVRLRLFCLPYAGGGAAVYREWGRLVPPEVQLLPVHLPGRGNRFGEPPVTRSDALVERLAEELDPFLDLPFALFGHSMGAMLAFELTRRLRARGGPRPEILLVSGRRAPDRPSGKRPLHALPESEFRDELRGLNGTPDEILEHPELMELFSPILRADFELCETYALREEEPLDLPISAFGGLEDTDVGRDDLLAWRKHTCAPFRLRMFPGGHFFLSGARTQLVHAVSEDLMRLALR, encoded by the coding sequence GTGAACCAGGCAGCGAAGTCCGCCCTCGTCGTCGATGCAGACCGCCCCGGGCCGGGGGTGCGCCTGCGGCTCTTCTGCCTTCCCTACGCCGGGGGGGGCGCAGCCGTGTACCGCGAGTGGGGACGCCTGGTGCCGCCCGAGGTGCAGCTCCTCCCCGTGCACCTCCCGGGGCGGGGGAACCGCTTCGGCGAGCCGCCGGTGACCCGTTCCGACGCACTGGTGGAGCGGCTGGCGGAGGAGCTGGATCCGTTCCTGGACCTCCCCTTCGCCCTGTTCGGGCACAGCATGGGGGCCATGCTGGCCTTCGAGCTGACCCGGCGCCTCCGGGCGCGGGGAGGGCCGCGCCCCGAGATCCTCCTGGTTTCCGGACGCCGGGCCCCGGACCGGCCCAGCGGGAAGCGCCCGCTGCACGCCCTGCCGGAGAGCGAGTTCCGGGACGAGCTGAGGGGCCTGAACGGCACCCCGGACGAGATCCTGGAGCACCCGGAGCTGATGGAGCTGTTCTCGCCCATCCTGCGGGCCGACTTCGAGCTGTGCGAGACGTACGCGCTCCGCGAGGAGGAGCCGCTCGACCTCCCCATCTCCGCCTTCGGGGGGCTGGAGGACACGGACGTCGGCCGCGACGACCTCCTCGCCTGGCGGAAGCACACCTGCGCTCCCTTCAGGCTGCGCATGTTCCCCGGCGGACACTTCTTCCTGAGCGGGGCGCGCACCCAGCTCGTGCACGCCGTGTCCGAGGACCTGATGCGCCTGGCGCTCCGCTGA
- the vioD gene encoding capreomycidine synthase gives MKLPPALLENWMRDYYFDTDLDLGSSGVDDFTMVDLRRLLGLTEADFDRVVFADSMSLGGEGLRRALADRWLGGDTSRVMATHGSSEANFLLDHALLRPGDEVVVLDPCYPQLFAIAEALGCTLKQWPLRWENGFVPDVEEAKRLIGPRTRMVVVNFPHNPTGATLAPEQQDELIAACERVGAYLLCDNAFQELVHDGPPLPEPVLRYERAISTGTFSKAYGLPGLRVGWCFAAPEVLEQMVRVRDYVTLHLSPLVEMIAERAIDGADRLLAERLGLARMNREVVAEWVEDHADFVEWVPPRGGVAAFPRLHAVPDVEAFCHRLAQEQRVLLVPGSCFGHPQHVRLGFGRSTRVLEEGLARLSHLLQGTAAPALV, from the coding sequence ATGAAGCTGCCGCCGGCGCTCCTCGAGAACTGGATGCGCGACTACTACTTCGACACCGACCTCGACCTCGGGAGCAGCGGCGTCGACGACTTCACCATGGTGGACCTCCGCCGGCTGCTGGGGCTCACCGAGGCCGACTTCGACCGCGTGGTCTTCGCCGACAGCATGTCGCTGGGCGGGGAGGGGCTGCGCCGCGCCCTGGCCGACCGGTGGCTGGGGGGCGACACGTCGCGCGTCATGGCCACCCACGGCTCCAGCGAGGCCAACTTCCTCCTGGACCACGCGCTCCTCCGGCCGGGCGACGAGGTGGTGGTGCTGGACCCCTGCTACCCCCAGCTCTTCGCCATCGCCGAGGCGCTCGGGTGCACCCTCAAGCAGTGGCCGCTCCGCTGGGAGAACGGCTTCGTCCCGGACGTGGAGGAAGCGAAGCGCCTCATCGGCCCGCGCACGCGGATGGTGGTGGTCAACTTCCCCCACAACCCCACCGGCGCGACGCTCGCCCCGGAGCAGCAGGACGAGCTGATCGCCGCGTGCGAGCGGGTGGGCGCCTACCTGCTCTGCGACAACGCCTTCCAGGAGCTCGTCCACGACGGCCCGCCGCTCCCCGAGCCGGTGCTCCGGTACGAGCGCGCCATCTCCACCGGCACCTTCTCCAAGGCGTACGGGCTCCCGGGGCTGCGGGTGGGGTGGTGCTTCGCCGCACCGGAGGTCCTGGAGCAGATGGTCCGGGTCCGCGACTATGTCACGCTGCACCTCTCGCCGCTGGTGGAGATGATCGCCGAGCGCGCGATCGACGGGGCCGACCGGCTCCTGGCGGAGCGCCTGGGGCTGGCGCGGATGAACCGCGAGGTCGTGGCGGAGTGGGTCGAGGACCACGCCGACTTCGTGGAGTGGGTGCCGCCCCGGGGTGGCGTCGCCGCCTTCCCCCGGCTCCACGCGGTGCCGGACGTGGAGGCGTTCTGCCACCGTCTCGCCCAGGAGCAGCGGGTGCTCCTGGTGCCGGGGAGCTGCTTCGGCCACCCGCAGCACGTACGGCTGGGGTTCGGCCGCTCCACCCGGGTGCTGGAGGAGGGCCTCGCCCGTCTCTCGCACCTGCTGCAGGGAACCGCGGCGCCCGCGCTGGTCTGA
- a CDS encoding PLP-dependent aminotransferase family protein: protein MTATATPAAEAPELALWAREIRPSALQTMLARSAEPGVLSLALGLPAPELFPAAGLAEASARVLARDAAALQYSPPFLPLKHQVVELMRRRGVECAVEQVFLTAGGQQGMSLLTRILLNPGGKVLTERLCYTGFQQAVEPFRPEVLTVPTDLDTGIDVDAVEALLAAGERPALIYVVTDGSNPLGVSVSAEKRRRLVELASEHRVPLLEDDAYGFFQYLDDPLPPLRALDDRWVLYMGTFSKIFAPALRVGWLVVPEALVRPLAIVKEATDINTSTFTQRVISAFIAEGRLPAHLDALRREYGARRDAMDAALREHLGHVARWRTPTAGVFTWVELPDGTDATALLATALDTEGVAFFPGSAFAVGSDGHASHCLRLNFSHCGPERIREGVARLGRVVREACA from the coding sequence ATGACCGCCACGGCCACGCCCGCCGCGGAGGCCCCGGAGCTCGCCCTCTGGGCCCGCGAGATCCGCCCCTCTGCACTGCAGACCATGCTCGCCCGCAGCGCCGAGCCGGGCGTGCTGTCGCTCGCGCTGGGGCTTCCCGCCCCGGAGCTGTTCCCGGCCGCCGGGCTCGCCGAGGCCTCCGCGCGTGTGCTGGCGCGGGACGCCGCCGCGCTGCAGTACTCGCCGCCCTTCCTCCCCCTCAAGCACCAGGTGGTGGAGCTGATGCGGCGGCGCGGGGTGGAGTGCGCCGTCGAGCAGGTGTTCCTCACGGCGGGCGGGCAGCAGGGGATGAGCCTTCTCACCCGGATCCTGCTGAACCCCGGGGGGAAGGTGCTCACCGAGCGGCTCTGCTACACCGGGTTCCAGCAGGCGGTGGAGCCCTTCCGGCCCGAGGTGCTCACCGTCCCCACCGACCTGGACACCGGGATCGACGTGGACGCGGTGGAGGCGCTCCTCGCGGCGGGGGAGCGCCCGGCGCTGATCTACGTCGTCACCGACGGGAGCAACCCGCTGGGGGTGAGCGTCAGCGCGGAGAAGCGGCGCCGGCTGGTGGAGCTGGCCAGTGAGCACCGCGTCCCGCTGCTGGAGGACGACGCCTACGGCTTCTTCCAGTACCTGGACGACCCCCTGCCTCCCCTGCGGGCGCTGGACGACCGCTGGGTGCTCTACATGGGCACCTTCTCCAAGATCTTCGCGCCCGCGCTCCGCGTGGGGTGGCTGGTGGTTCCGGAGGCGCTGGTCCGTCCGCTCGCGATCGTCAAGGAGGCCACGGACATCAACACCAGCACCTTCACCCAGCGGGTGATCTCCGCCTTCATCGCCGAGGGGCGCCTCCCCGCGCACCTGGACGCGCTGCGTCGCGAGTACGGCGCCCGGCGCGACGCGATGGACGCCGCGCTCCGCGAGCACCTGGGGCACGTGGCTCGCTGGCGGACCCCCACCGCCGGCGTGTTCACCTGGGTGGAGCTCCCCGACGGGACCGACGCCACCGCGCTCCTGGCGACCGCGCTGGACACCGAGGGCGTGGCGTTCTTCCCGGGGAGCGCCTTCGCTGTGGGCAGCGACGGGCACGCCTCCCACTGCCTGCGGCTCAACTTCTCCCATTGCGGCCCCGAGCGGATCCGCGAGGGGGTGGCCCGCCTGGGGCGGGTGGTGCGGGAGGCGTGCGCCTGA